A single genomic interval of Lacrimispora sphenoides JCM 1415 harbors:
- a CDS encoding dicarboxylate/amino acid:cation symporter — translation MKKMKLSMTVQIMIGMAAGLLLGIILGDKVKDIKLIGDIFLRLIQMSVVVMIMGAVTESVANLDPKELGRFGVKMLFWFLLTTVLAAVTGAALGQFFLPGKGLFLPATDQIVQTSDKGLYNIILDFLPSNIVQSMANSNMIQVIIFSVLFGASLGSCRVKKGRSQLMGVIKEFNEVILGIVHKVMNLAPLGIGALLAYTAGTTGIKVIMPLIRFLLIFACGSLLYLGVMIAFVSFYCKTNPLNVGRKLCNMTIVAFTTTSSAVTLPTKMEDSEKKLGVSKKVSGIVNPLGMTLNSNGLSMFLALACITVSQIYGIPLPMPQLVRVIIISTLACLGTVAVPGGGLVALATVVPALGLPLESIAFLSSIDWFSGMFRTILNVDIDALVAMMIAKDEKELDYGILNGNQ, via the coding sequence ATGAAAAAAATGAAATTATCAATGACAGTGCAGATCATGATTGGAATGGCTGCAGGACTGCTGCTTGGAATCATTCTGGGGGATAAGGTGAAGGATATCAAGCTGATCGGAGATATCTTCCTGCGTCTCATTCAAATGTCTGTCGTGGTAATGATCATGGGGGCGGTCACTGAATCAGTGGCTAATTTAGATCCTAAAGAATTGGGGAGATTTGGGGTAAAGATGTTGTTCTGGTTTCTGCTGACCACGGTTCTGGCGGCAGTAACAGGAGCGGCTTTAGGCCAATTCTTTTTGCCTGGAAAAGGACTTTTTCTCCCTGCCACCGACCAGATTGTTCAGACGTCAGATAAGGGGCTTTATAACATCATTCTAGATTTTTTACCCAGCAATATCGTTCAATCTATGGCAAACTCCAATATGATCCAGGTAATTATATTCTCTGTATTATTCGGTGCCTCCCTCGGATCCTGCCGCGTAAAAAAGGGGAGAAGCCAGCTTATGGGAGTCATAAAGGAATTTAATGAAGTAATATTGGGAATTGTACATAAGGTTATGAACCTGGCTCCTTTGGGGATCGGTGCCCTGTTAGCCTATACCGCGGGCACAACAGGTATTAAGGTCATTATGCCATTGATCAGGTTTCTCTTAATATTCGCGTGTGGTTCTCTTCTGTATCTGGGGGTTATGATCGCATTCGTATCTTTTTACTGTAAGACCAATCCATTGAATGTTGGAAGAAAGCTGTGCAATATGACCATTGTAGCATTTACCACAACCTCTTCCGCCGTTACTCTTCCCACAAAAATGGAAGACAGTGAGAAGAAGCTTGGAGTCAGCAAAAAGGTATCAGGGATTGTCAATCCCCTTGGCATGACCTTGAACAGCAATGGTTTATCCATGTTTCTCGCTCTGGCATGCATTACCGTTTCCCAGATTTATGGAATTCCCCTCCCCATGCCCCAGTTGGTCCGTGTGATCATTATATCTACGTTAGCCTGCCTGGGAACGGTGGCAGTACCTGGAGGCGGTCTTGTGGCATTGGCTACAGTGGTTCCCGCACTTGGGCTTCCGCTGGAAAGCATTGCTTTCTTATCCAGCATTGACTGGTTTTCCGGGATGTTCCGCACCATATTGAATGTGGATATTGACGCTCTGGTTGCC